The following are from one region of the Treponema denticola genome:
- a CDS encoding YaiI/YqxD family protein: MKIWVDADSCPVRIRQITAKAGERLKLPVIFAANREIPIPKGASMVVTENTEQAADLYITENSVEGDLAITRDIPLAKLLVDKGLYVINDRGTIFTRDNINTYLSARNFMYELQANGLAPEKTNSFGKKEIQKFSNLLDSLLAKALKQRPLDTRF, from the coding sequence ATGAAAATCTGGGTAGATGCCGATTCATGCCCTGTAAGAATAAGACAAATTACGGCTAAGGCCGGAGAACGTCTAAAGCTGCCCGTAATCTTTGCGGCAAACAGGGAAATACCCATACCTAAGGGTGCAAGCATGGTTGTTACCGAAAACACCGAGCAGGCTGCCGACCTCTACATAACCGAAAACTCGGTTGAGGGCGATTTGGCTATAACGAGGGATATTCCCTTGGCGAAGCTTTTGGTAGATAAGGGGCTTTATGTGATAAATGACAGGGGGACGATTTTTACCCGCGACAACATAAATACCTATCTATCTGCACGGAATTTTATGTATGAGCTGCAGGCCAACGGCCTTGCTCCCGAAAAAACAAACTCTTTCGGAAAAAAAGAGATTCAAAAATTTTCAAATCTTTTGGACAGCCTTTTAGCTAAGGCCTTAAAACAAAGACCTCTTGATACAAGGTTTTAA
- the zapA gene encoding cell division protein ZapA yields MSKGQLNIDVLGTSFAIQANETDEYLSRIYNHYLNVLDQVKQTSKVSDPLKLAILTGILVTDELYKEEFSGQNSQELIQKACDMEKSAMRMIEKINEVI; encoded by the coding sequence ATGAGCAAAGGACAATTAAATATCGACGTATTGGGAACTTCCTTTGCCATTCAAGCCAATGAAACCGATGAATACCTAAGCCGAATTTACAATCACTATCTAAATGTTTTAGACCAAGTGAAGCAAACTTCTAAGGTTTCCGACCCTTTAAAACTTGCCATTCTTACAGGTATTTTGGTTACCGATGAGCTGTACAAGGAAGAATTTTCAGGGCAAAATTCACAAGAGCTTATCCAAAAGGCCTGTGACATGGAAAAATCCGCTATGAGGATGATCGAAAAAATCAATGAGGTAATATGA
- the rplT gene encoding 50S ribosomal protein L20, whose product MSRSTSSDRRITRRKAILKQAKGFRGRRGTNFKAARDAVRKALLHSYVGRKDKKSDMRQIWITRINAAVRAEGITYSRFIAGMNKAGIQLNRKALSNMAIEDPTAFKAVVEASKKALGV is encoded by the coding sequence ATGTCAAGATCAACAAGTAGTGATAGAAGAATTACAAGAAGAAAAGCTATATTAAAGCAAGCCAAGGGCTTTAGAGGCCGCCGCGGTACCAATTTTAAGGCTGCCCGCGATGCAGTTCGAAAGGCCTTGCTTCACAGCTATGTAGGACGAAAAGATAAAAAAAGCGATATGAGGCAGATATGGATTACCCGTATCAATGCAGCCGTTAGAGCTGAGGGTATTACCTATTCTCGCTTTATTGCCGGAATGAACAAGGCCGGAATCCAATTAAACAGAAAGGCCCTTTCAAACATGGCTATCGAAGATCCTACCGCTTTTAAGGCTGTTGTGGAAGCTTCAAAAAAGGCCTTAGGAGTCTGA
- the rpmI gene encoding 50S ribosomal protein L35, giving the protein MPKMKSKRAAKKRFSLTASGKVKYKQMNKGHIMTKKSQKRVRRLKKSAILSEADSMKMRKQLLPYG; this is encoded by the coding sequence ATGCCTAAGATGAAGAGTAAAAGAGCTGCTAAAAAAAGATTTTCTCTTACTGCAAGCGGTAAGGTAAAATACAAGCAGATGAACAAGGGTCATATTATGACTAAAAAATCTCAAAAACGGGTACGCCGTCTTAAGAAATCGGCCATTCTTTCAGAGGCTGACAGCATGAAGATGCGCAAGCAGCTATTACCCTACGGTTAA
- the infC gene encoding translation initiation factor IF-3, translating into MNPKFYYIAPIGKGAEGESLAEVKGLRINDQIRVREVRLIGVNGEQAGIVPTIEAVKMAAEAGLDLVEVAPTAKPPVCKIIDYGKYRFQMEKKLRDSKKNQKQQMMREIRMQPKIHDHDLEFKSSHIKKFLDGGDKVKVTVRFWGRELAHTELGYEVLNKVLEKLGGEEACTLEKKPAMEGRTMSMTLSPKQKK; encoded by the coding sequence ATGAACCCTAAATTTTATTATATCGCACCGATAGGAAAGGGTGCAGAAGGAGAATCGTTGGCTGAAGTAAAAGGTTTGCGGATAAATGATCAAATCCGCGTGAGAGAGGTTAGGTTAATCGGGGTTAATGGAGAACAAGCGGGTATTGTTCCCACTATTGAGGCTGTAAAAATGGCCGCAGAAGCCGGACTTGACCTTGTTGAAGTTGCACCTACCGCGAAGCCTCCGGTTTGCAAAATAATAGATTACGGTAAATATCGATTTCAAATGGAGAAAAAGCTCCGTGACTCCAAGAAAAATCAAAAGCAGCAGATGATGAGAGAAATCAGAATGCAGCCTAAGATACACGACCATGATCTTGAGTTTAAATCCTCGCATATTAAAAAATTTCTTGACGGCGGCGATAAAGTAAAGGTAACCGTGCGTTTTTGGGGACGCGAACTTGCTCATACTGAGCTCGGTTATGAAGTTTTAAACAAGGTTTTGGAAAAACTGGGGGGTGAAGAAGCCTGTACCCTCGAGAAAAAACCTGCTATGGAAGGACGGACAATGTCTATGACATTGAGTCCAAAACAAAAAAAATAA
- a CDS encoding energy-coupling factor transporter transmembrane component T, whose translation MSPMSNNMICLNSEIKSGIFYTEKSNEFTALAEQIRVYTSKKRTILDPRTIVFLNIMLSLITTISSSISANIFIFLVSLGIVCLFKMYKKAVKYIFIFFLALALPFAIKALSGFPIQFLINSVSLIAMGVQKFLPFLMAAMVIFNKVDTKSLVSSLNKMKLPKGIMLGFTVAVRFLPTIKKEMTIITNSMKMRGIEIGTKNIFFHPIQSLEYALVPVLFRATSLADDMTAAALVKGAESPKTSAELFKIKFGIIDYVFALSSIFVVGAAIIFDFDSVFMRLF comes from the coding sequence ATGTCGCCCATGTCTAACAATATGATATGCTTAAATTCGGAAATAAAAAGCGGAATCTTTTATACCGAAAAATCAAACGAGTTTACAGCTCTGGCAGAGCAAATAAGAGTCTACACTTCAAAAAAACGGACTATCTTGGATCCGAGAACAATAGTGTTTTTGAACATTATGCTTTCACTCATAACTACGATTTCTTCGTCTATTTCTGCAAATATTTTTATTTTTTTGGTGTCTTTGGGCATTGTATGCCTTTTTAAGATGTACAAAAAGGCAGTAAAATATATCTTCATATTCTTTTTAGCGCTCGCTCTTCCTTTTGCGATAAAAGCCCTGTCCGGCTTTCCCATACAGTTTTTGATTAACTCCGTTTCTCTTATTGCCATGGGTGTGCAAAAATTTTTACCCTTCCTTATGGCGGCAATGGTAATTTTTAACAAGGTGGATACAAAAAGCCTCGTAAGCTCTCTAAACAAAATGAAGCTCCCAAAGGGAATAATGCTCGGCTTTACGGTTGCTGTACGTTTTTTGCCTACCATAAAAAAAGAGATGACCATAATCACAAACAGCATGAAAATGAGAGGAATCGAAATAGGAACAAAAAATATCTTTTTTCATCCGATCCAAAGTCTGGAGTACGCCCTCGTTCCGGTTCTTTTTAGAGCAACCTCGCTTGCAGACGACATGACTGCTGCAGCCCTCGTAAAAGGAGCCGAATCCCCAAAAACTTCAGCAGAGCTTTTTAAAATCAAATTCGGAATAATCGATTATGTCTTTGCCCTATCATCCATTTTTGTTGTCGGTGCCGCAATCATATTCGACTTCGATTCCGTATTTATGAGGCTCTTTTAA
- a CDS encoding ABC transporter ATP-binding protein, whose product MNTAVELKDVSFIYESSKDGRANLKKTSLNIKKGEFLLVTGISGCGKSTLTKCINGLIPRFYEGEFSGSVFINEKDISNFSIDEISKDIGSVFQSPKSQFFTDDVISELSFPCENYGISRDEIIERIAEVCSILHIENLLTEKLESLSNGQKQKIAIASILTLRPKIIVLDEPSSNLDFNSILILSDILKILKQRGFTIIIAEHRLHYLKDLFDRVIYINEGSIQSEYSRDEFLALTNTELNSKGLRSLHLFTNENEAEPIGHEPNKFNSDTEAEKICSLSDISFSFKDGTEILNSVNLDLYKNDIAALTGKNGAGKTTLAKIISGIYRQSAGSIKFEEKILNEKERVSRTNFVLQDVEYQLFGADVFSELLIGNKQLENVNEKIEKALKKLNLYDYKDEHPFSLSMGQKQRLIIAATYVRGCPLTILDEPTSGLDYGNMVRVGELIEEIAETSAVLIITHDFEFISKICNRLILLKNKKIALDSRLEKNDKKLESIFSTYL is encoded by the coding sequence ATGAATACGGCAGTAGAATTAAAAGATGTTTCTTTTATATATGAATCCTCAAAAGACGGAAGAGCAAATTTAAAAAAGACTTCTCTTAATATCAAAAAAGGAGAATTCTTACTTGTTACGGGCATAAGCGGCTGCGGAAAATCTACGCTGACAAAATGCATCAACGGCCTTATTCCTCGGTTTTACGAAGGAGAATTTTCAGGTTCCGTTTTTATCAATGAAAAAGATATTTCGAATTTCAGCATAGATGAAATTTCAAAAGATATAGGCTCGGTTTTTCAGTCTCCTAAGAGTCAGTTTTTTACAGATGACGTAATTTCGGAGCTCAGTTTTCCTTGCGAAAACTACGGAATTTCCCGCGATGAAATTATAGAAAGGATTGCCGAAGTTTGTTCCATTTTACATATCGAAAATCTTTTAACCGAAAAACTTGAGAGTCTCTCGAACGGGCAAAAACAAAAAATAGCTATTGCCTCGATTTTAACCTTAAGGCCTAAGATTATAGTCCTTGATGAACCCTCGTCCAATCTGGATTTTAACTCTATCCTTATCCTGTCCGATATTTTAAAAATTTTAAAACAAAGAGGCTTTACCATAATCATAGCGGAGCACCGCCTTCATTATCTAAAGGATCTTTTTGACAGAGTTATCTATATAAATGAAGGAAGTATACAAAGCGAATATAGCCGAGATGAATTTTTAGCCCTTACAAATACGGAGTTAAATTCTAAAGGCTTAAGAAGTTTACATCTTTTTACAAATGAAAATGAAGCGGAACCCATCGGCCATGAACCTAATAAATTTAACTCCGATACGGAAGCCGAAAAAATATGCAGCCTTTCGGATATTTCGTTTTCGTTTAAAGACGGAACCGAAATTTTAAACTCGGTTAACTTAGACCTTTACAAAAACGACATTGCCGCCCTTACCGGAAAAAACGGAGCGGGAAAAACAACTCTCGCAAAAATCATATCGGGTATTTACCGCCAATCTGCCGGAAGCATTAAATTCGAAGAAAAAATTTTAAACGAAAAGGAAAGAGTGAGCCGCACAAATTTTGTTCTTCAAGATGTTGAATATCAGCTTTTCGGTGCCGATGTTTTTTCAGAGCTTTTGATAGGAAACAAACAGCTTGAAAACGTAAACGAAAAAATAGAAAAAGCTTTAAAGAAGCTCAACCTTTACGATTATAAAGATGAGCATCCCTTTTCTCTTTCGATGGGACAAAAACAGAGGCTTATAATTGCTGCGACCTATGTTAGAGGCTGCCCGCTTACAATTCTTGATGAACCGACAAGCGGCTTGGATTACGGAAACATGGTCAGGGTGGGAGAACTTATCGAAGAGATAGCCGAGACTTCGGCAGTGCTTATAATAACTCATGATTTTGAATTTATCTCGAAGATATGCAACAGGTTAATTCTTCTAAAGAATAAAAAAATAGCCTTAGATTCAAGGCTTGAAAAAAACGATAAAAAACTGGAAAGTATTTTTTCCACATATTTATAA
- a CDS encoding MptD family putative ECF transporter S component translates to MEKSNKFKTKDFVFIGIMTVVYIAVFMVIGFVTAAINPFLHAFSPAITGLVVGTIYLFLAIKVPKFGVFTISQLLLIMIVLILGMGYLPWLIGMFIGALLGDIAANTSKYKNKYTIAIASGFICLGSASGGVIPVLFFVEHYKKFCFERMQMNEAQVEQSIAASAGYLGVIILIVTFVLGFAGVLIGSKILGKHFKNSGIK, encoded by the coding sequence ATGGAAAAGTCAAACAAATTTAAAACAAAGGATTTTGTTTTTATCGGAATAATGACCGTAGTTTATATTGCGGTCTTTATGGTCATAGGTTTTGTTACTGCGGCAATAAATCCCTTTTTACATGCCTTTTCGCCTGCTATCACCGGGCTTGTCGTCGGAACAATTTATTTGTTTTTGGCTATCAAGGTTCCCAAATTCGGTGTCTTTACGATCAGCCAGCTTTTACTCATTATGATTGTTTTGATTTTGGGAATGGGATATCTTCCATGGCTGATAGGTATGTTTATCGGAGCCTTGCTGGGCGACATAGCAGCCAATACCTCAAAGTATAAGAACAAGTATACGATAGCCATTGCAAGCGGCTTTATATGCTTGGGAAGTGCTTCAGGAGGCGTTATTCCGGTCCTCTTCTTTGTAGAGCATTATAAAAAATTCTGCTTTGAAAGAATGCAGATGAATGAAGCTCAGGTGGAACAAAGCATTGCAGCAAGCGCAGGATACCTCGGAGTCATTATCCTGATTGTGACATTTGTCTTGGGCTTTGCAGGAGTTCTTATAGGCTCCAAAATATTAGGAAAACATTTTAAAAATTCCGGAATAAAATAA
- a CDS encoding GNAT family N-acetyltransferase — protein sequence MYIKKLIGKKCYLAPMRIEDAEKYAVWANDQEVSEYLNFASSIISLEAERIIIDRISKEHNYAIVDSETDELIGNMGLMSINHINRTAELGIFIGNKAYWSKGYGTEAMRLLINYAYQKLNLHNITLNVYSYNERAVKAYEKVGFKKIGARRGALIRNRKMHDIILMDIIPEDFYAKHPEFEIV from the coding sequence ATGTACATCAAAAAACTTATCGGAAAAAAATGTTATCTTGCCCCAATGAGGATTGAAGATGCGGAAAAATATGCTGTCTGGGCAAACGATCAGGAAGTGTCTGAATATCTTAACTTTGCTTCTTCGATTATAAGCCTTGAAGCCGAGCGCATTATAATCGATAGGATTTCAAAAGAGCATAATTACGCAATAGTAGATTCCGAGACAGATGAGCTTATAGGAAATATGGGGCTTATGAGTATCAATCATATAAATAGAACGGCTGAGCTCGGTATCTTTATAGGTAACAAGGCCTACTGGTCAAAGGGATACGGTACCGAGGCTATGCGCCTTCTCATAAACTATGCCTATCAAAAACTAAACCTACACAATATAACCTTAAATGTATATTCTTATAATGAAAGAGCTGTTAAGGCTTACGAAAAGGTTGGCTTTAAAAAAATAGGAGCAAGAAGAGGAGCTCTAATCCGTAATCGTAAAATGCACGACATAATCTTAATGGATATTATCCCTGAGGACTTTTACGCAAAGCATCCTGAGTTTGAAATAGTTTGA
- a CDS encoding SAM-dependent methyltransferase has translation MKKQKLSGAEGFESYYLSIFGERWQGLKAALLEEKKPEAYSENLIQNYYLDYASIQAARATPVLEEGSCLDMCAAPGGKTLVLLSRIKENAEIQANELSADRRNRLIRVLDEHLSEETRKRIKVSSYDASRMPRYGQELYDRILLDAPCSSERHVLQNEKYLKQWTEARIKNLSQRQWALLSAAFLLLKPKGFLVYSTCALADEENDFLIEKLIKKYKEKVRLEDKLDSLGPISPEKTRYGFRFLPDKADGTGPIYFSLIQKN, from the coding sequence ATGAAAAAGCAAAAATTAAGCGGAGCTGAAGGCTTTGAAAGCTATTATCTTTCGATTTTTGGGGAAAGATGGCAGGGCTTAAAAGCCGCCCTTTTAGAAGAAAAGAAGCCGGAAGCTTACAGCGAAAACCTCATACAAAACTACTATTTGGATTATGCAAGCATTCAGGCGGCAAGAGCCACGCCTGTCCTTGAAGAAGGAAGCTGCCTAGACATGTGTGCCGCCCCCGGAGGGAAAACCTTAGTCCTTTTAAGCAGGATTAAAGAGAATGCCGAAATACAGGCAAACGAACTTTCTGCCGATAGACGGAACAGGCTTATAAGGGTTCTTGATGAACATTTAAGCGAAGAAACTCGAAAACGGATAAAGGTTTCTTCCTATGATGCTTCCCGAATGCCCCGCTACGGCCAAGAACTTTATGATAGAATTTTACTGGATGCCCCCTGCTCTTCCGAGAGGCATGTGCTCCAAAACGAAAAATACCTGAAACAGTGGACTGAAGCCCGCATAAAAAATTTAAGCCAAAGACAGTGGGCTCTTTTATCGGCGGCCTTTTTGCTTCTTAAGCCTAAGGGTTTTTTAGTTTATTCGACCTGTGCCCTCGCCGATGAAGAAAACGATTTTTTAATCGAAAAGCTTATAAAAAAGTATAAAGAAAAAGTAAGGCTTGAAGACAAGCTCGATAGCCTAGGCCCCATTTCCCCCGAAAAAACAAGATACGGATTCCGCTTTCTTCCCGATAAGGCGGATGGAACCGGGCCTATTTATTTTTCTCTTATTCAAAAGAATTAA
- a CDS encoding zinc metallopeptidase, with protein MYFDYYYLVLVVPTLLLSLYAQFKVKSAFSKYSQVQTMRKISGKEAAALLLRSNSISDVSIQRIGGSLSDHYDPSHKVLRLSDPVYDKTSIAAVGVAAHETGHAIQDKEKYGPLVLRSTLVPVANIGSTAGPYLALAGIIFRMNLLLNIGIILFACAVLFYLITLPVEIDASRRALKVLEHNAVLNQEELKGAKKVLSAAALTYVASALTAMANLLRLILISRDRR; from the coding sequence ATGTATTTCGATTATTATTATTTGGTTTTGGTTGTTCCGACCTTGCTCTTATCCTTGTATGCACAATTTAAGGTAAAGTCTGCCTTTTCAAAATATTCCCAAGTGCAGACCATGAGGAAGATATCGGGTAAGGAAGCTGCCGCTCTTCTGCTTAGATCAAATTCCATTTCTGATGTAAGCATCCAAAGAATCGGGGGGAGTTTAAGCGACCACTATGATCCCTCTCACAAGGTTTTACGCTTGTCTGATCCGGTATACGATAAGACCTCGATAGCAGCTGTAGGAGTCGCTGCCCACGAAACCGGACATGCCATTCAGGATAAGGAAAAATACGGCCCCTTGGTCTTACGCAGCACCTTGGTGCCGGTTGCAAACATAGGTTCAACGGCCGGCCCCTATTTAGCTCTTGCAGGTATTATCTTTAGAATGAATTTGCTTCTTAACATAGGCATTATCCTTTTTGCTTGTGCAGTCTTATTCTATCTTATAACCCTTCCTGTTGAAATCGACGCTTCAAGGCGTGCTCTAAAAGTCTTGGAACACAATGCCGTTTTAAACCAAGAAGAACTTAAGGGTGCAAAAAAAGTTTTATCGGCTGCAGCCTTAACTTATGTGGCCTCAGCCCTCACAGCTATGGCAAACTTATTGCGCTTAATTTTAATTTCGCGGGATAGAAGATGA
- a CDS encoding DUF3784 domain-containing protein has protein sequence MTAFYIIAGLLAVFGILIHKFKFYFLIAGYNMMSKEEKEEYNASSIGKHVGLCLYFLSGLSLTVGLLFRFFQMSKQTEKLVIAVYVIFTMITVSILLIKENKKRLNEVIPFIVFINIVILIILALVIFMG, from the coding sequence ATGACAGCTTTTTATATAATTGCAGGATTGCTTGCGGTTTTCGGTATTTTAATTCATAAGTTTAAATTCTATTTTTTGATTGCAGGTTATAATATGATGAGCAAAGAGGAAAAAGAAGAATATAATGCCTCTTCCATAGGCAAACATGTAGGGCTTTGCCTCTATTTTCTTTCAGGCCTTTCCTTGACAGTAGGCCTTCTTTTCCGGTTTTTTCAAATGTCCAAGCAAACCGAAAAACTTGTAATAGCAGTATATGTAATTTTTACAATGATTACAGTTTCAATCCTCTTGATAAAAGAAAATAAAAAAAGACTAAACGAAGTTATCCCCTTTATTGTGTTTATAAATATTGTTATTCTGATTATTTTAGCTCTAGTTATTTTTATGGGGTAA
- a CDS encoding class I SAM-dependent methyltransferase, which translates to MNNYIKLNEDRWNNVKNDYTEPLTHEELEEVRNNSISVALTVGKKVPKEWFEKANGKKILGLACGGGQQGLVFAIKGYDVTIMDFSKSQLQRDDMVAKREGLKINTVQGDMTKPFPFENETFDIIFNPVSNVYIEDLENMYKEASRVLKKGGLLMVGFMNPWIYMYDADIVWDKPDEELLLKFSIPFNSKELEEEGKITINPEYGYEFSHTLETQIRGQLKNGLAMIDFYESCDKRNRLSRYGNDYIATLCIKL; encoded by the coding sequence ATGAACAATTATATAAAATTAAATGAAGATAGATGGAATAATGTAAAAAATGACTATACTGAGCCATTGACACATGAAGAATTAGAAGAAGTTAGAAATAATTCAATTTCTGTTGCATTAACTGTTGGGAAAAAAGTTCCGAAAGAATGGTTTGAAAAAGCCAACGGAAAAAAGATATTAGGTTTAGCTTGTGGTGGTGGACAGCAGGGGCTGGTTTTTGCTATAAAAGGTTATGATGTAACCATAATGGATTTTTCTAAATCACAATTACAAAGAGATGATATGGTTGCTAAAAGAGAAGGCTTAAAAATCAACACAGTTCAAGGCGATATGACAAAACCATTTCCATTTGAAAATGAAACTTTTGATATTATTTTTAATCCGGTTTCAAATGTATATATAGAAGATTTAGAAAACATGTATAAAGAAGCCTCTCGAGTATTGAAAAAGGGTGGACTGTTAATGGTCGGATTTATGAATCCTTGGATATACATGTATGATGCTGACATTGTATGGGACAAACCCGATGAGGAATTACTTTTAAAGTTTTCAATACCTTTTAATTCAAAAGAGCTTGAAGAGGAAGGCAAGATAACCATAAATCCGGAATATGGATATGAATTTAGCCATACCTTAGAAACTCAGATTAGAGGACAACTTAAAAATGGTCTCGCTATGATAGATTTTTATGAATCGTGTGACAAAAGAAATAGATTATCACGTTATGGAAATGACTATATAGCTACACTCTGCATTAAACTATAA
- a CDS encoding DUF3847 domain-containing protein, whose translation MKNIEEKILMADEEIKQLQNKRKKLISQQKQEERKKRDKRIYEKGAVFESIFTESKNLTKDEFYQLITSQRNKDEINLKNHRE comes from the coding sequence ATGAAAAACATTGAAGAAAAAATCTTAATGGCAGATGAAGAAATCAAGCAGTTACAAAACAAAAGGAAAAAGCTCATCAGTCAGCAGAAACAGGAAGAACGAAAAAAGAGAGATAAAAGGATATATGAAAAAGGGGCAGTCTTTGAAAGTATCTTTACAGAAAGTAAAAATCTAACCAAAGATGAATTTTATCAGCTAATAACAAGTCAAAGAAATAAAGATGAAATCAATCTTAAAAATCATAGAGAGTAG
- a CDS encoding acyl-CoA thioester hydrolase/BAAT C-terminal domain-containing protein — MKKEIKTIEKDGYNGVYWPNPNGSKYCMIAMLGDDTKDMMAKGGVKWLQKKGLNVLTMSPAPKDYGHHNYPLERFEKALAFLKTMGNEEIGIMGASTTGMLALVAASYFSEITLTIAISPSDFVMEGFYQDGKDGAHERPGDGESSVSYHGKPLPYLPYAYRHPEYWQKISEETKRRGAMVASRDLFDESEKRHPVQEAEKIKVENIKGRILLIGAEDDVLWDTCKYIRRMENRLKERDADNSVVLMTYEHGTHFIFPQTMLTGILPVGSGLFISMAFKEAKQYPKECKQTRIEVDERLSEELKQWINSAR, encoded by the coding sequence ATGAAGAAAGAAATCAAAACAATAGAGAAAGATGGATATAACGGCGTATACTGGCCGAATCCGAACGGCAGTAAATATTGCATGATTGCCATGCTTGGTGATGATACAAAAGACATGATGGCAAAGGGTGGCGTCAAATGGCTTCAAAAGAAAGGTCTGAACGTCCTCACAATGTCACCGGCCCCAAAAGATTACGGTCACCATAACTATCCACTCGAACGTTTTGAGAAGGCACTTGCATTTCTGAAGACGATGGGCAATGAAGAAATCGGTATTATGGGTGCCTCGACAACTGGTATGCTTGCGCTTGTCGCAGCGTCATACTTTTCGGAAATAACGCTTACGATAGCCATTTCTCCTTCTGATTTTGTGATGGAAGGTTTTTATCAGGATGGGAAAGACGGGGCTCACGAACGTCCGGGAGACGGAGAGTCATCTGTTTCATATCACGGTAAGCCGCTTCCTTATCTGCCCTATGCGTATCGCCATCCGGAATACTGGCAGAAAATATCTGAGGAAACCAAACGGCGTGGCGCGATGGTTGCCAGTCGCGATTTGTTCGATGAATCGGAGAAAAGGCATCCCGTGCAGGAAGCCGAGAAAATAAAGGTGGAGAATATAAAGGGTCGCATTCTGCTGATTGGTGCGGAGGATGATGTACTTTGGGATACCTGTAAATACATTCGTAGAATGGAAAACAGGCTGAAAGAAAGGGACGCGGATAACAGTGTAGTTCTCATGACCTATGAACATGGAACGCATTTTATTTTTCCGCAGACCATGTTAACAGGCATTCTTCCTGTGGGTTCCGGGCTGTTTATCAGCATGGCTTTTAAGGAGGCAAAGCAGTATCCTAAAGAGTGTAAGCAGACGAGGATTGAAGTTGATGAGCGCTTATCGGAGGAACTAAAGCAGTGGATAAATTCGGCTCGATAA
- a CDS encoding transposon-encoded TnpW family protein, translating to MAENEKTDIKEIQTEEHQKPDGILTKKINGKTFVTEIYFDKKSKETFQDKMFKVIHSKGK from the coding sequence ATGGCAGAAAATGAGAAAACAGATATTAAAGAAATACAGACAGAAGAACATCAAAAGCCTGATGGCATTCTTACAAAAAAGATAAATGGAAAGACCTTTGTAACAGAGATATATTTTGATAAAAAGAGTAAGGAAACATTTCAAGATAAAATGTTCAAAGTTATACATTCAAAGGGTAAATAG